From a region of the Coprococcus comes ATCC 27758 genome:
- a CDS encoding DNA-methyltransferase, translating to MQNFRRYGIPKAQLIIADVPYNVGRNFYGSNPMWYVGRDNKNGKSKLAEEAAFNSDFNFNLYEYFHFCSKMLKKEPKKAGKCGRSSDAPCMIVFCSFEQLSTLINAAKKHGFVNYIPLVFVKNYSPQVLKANMRIVGATEYALVLYRDKLPKFRNGAQFDENGKTIRGTGHMVFNWFKWEKDGKDIPKIHPTQKPVRLLEQLIQTFTDPGDVVIDPCCGSGSTLRAARNLGRSAFGFEIDRNFYARAKNEMLKVEKEQQMNITDFIGGNTHD from the coding sequence ATGCAGAATTTTCGCCGTTATGGAATACCGAAAGCACAGCTGATTATAGCAGATGTGCCATACAATGTCGGAAGAAACTTTTACGGAAGTAATCCAATGTGGTACGTAGGTAGGGATAATAAGAACGGTAAAAGTAAACTTGCAGAGGAAGCAGCGTTTAATTCAGATTTCAATTTCAATCTGTATGAGTATTTTCATTTTTGCTCAAAAATGTTGAAGAAAGAACCTAAGAAAGCCGGCAAGTGTGGCAGAAGTTCTGATGCTCCGTGCATGATTGTATTTTGCAGTTTTGAACAGTTAAGCACACTGATCAACGCAGCTAAGAAACATGGCTTTGTGAATTACATACCGCTTGTATTTGTGAAAAATTACAGTCCACAAGTATTGAAAGCAAATATGCGTATTGTAGGTGCTACGGAATATGCACTGGTATTGTACCGGGACAAACTTCCAAAATTTAGAAATGGAGCACAGTTTGATGAAAACGGAAAAACGATTCGTGGAACTGGACACATGGTATTTAACTGGTTCAAGTGGGAAAAGGATGGAAAGGATATTCCGAAAATTCATCCGACTCAGAAGCCAGTAAGGTTGTTAGAACAATTGATTCAGACATTTACTGATCCTGGAGATGTAGTTATTGATCCATGTTGCGGATCAGGAAGCACGTTGAGAGCAGCAAGGAATCTTGGTAGAAGCGCATTCGGTTTTGAAATTGACCGAAATTTCTATGCAAGAGCTAAGAATGAAATGCTGAAAGTTGAAAAAGAGCAGCAGATGAATATTACTGATTTTATCGGAGGTAATACGCATGACTAA
- a CDS encoding DUF551 domain-containing protein, translating to MNNQQAIDRLVKHLEYGWSEPTVEAIDMGIHALKESRWIPTSERLPEDNTDVIVCFYSGTVTEMRYWRNGIFQGIYEHTAKTIVAWMPLPEPYKGEGKDAE from the coding sequence ATGAATAATCAACAGGCAATAGATAGATTGGTAAAACATCTCGAATATGGTTGGTCAGAACCGACAGTAGAAGCAATTGATATGGGAATACATGCACTGAAAGAAAGTCGATGGATTCCAACAAGTGAGAGATTGCCGGAGGATAACACGGATGTAATTGTATGCTTTTACAGCGGAACAGTAACAGAGATGAGATATTGGAGAAATGGAATCTTTCAAGGAATCTATGAACACACGGCAAAAACAATTGTTGCATGGATGCCGTTGCCGGAACCGTACAAAGGAGAAGGGAAAGATGCAGAATAA
- a CDS encoding helix-turn-helix transcriptional regulator: protein MEVKTIVAFGNKKFNIFFFMCIITFYGKQYLSMKILLSKIMYEHNLSIRQVALICGLSPATIQKVMKEGSNPTIRTLAMISKGLKVPITDLFDLEE from the coding sequence ATGGAAGTTAAAACAATCGTTGCCTTTGGAAATAAAAAGTTTAATATTTTCTTTTTCATGTGTATAATCACTTTCTATGGGAAACAATATCTAAGCATGAAGATACTACTTTCCAAAATTATGTACGAACACAATCTATCCATCCGTCAAGTTGCGCTCATTTGCGGTTTGTCCCCAGCCACAATACAAAAGGTGATGAAAGAGGGCAGCAACCCTACCATCAGAACGCTCGCGATGATCTCAAAAGGTCTCAAAGTCCCGATTACAGACTTATTCGATCTGGAAGAATAA
- a CDS encoding DUF739 family protein produces MTFNYDKLKGKIVEFFGSQYRFAEAMGMSERTLSLKLNGNVPWKQTDICKAVKLLHLDDSDIAEYFFTTKVQNI; encoded by the coding sequence ATGACGTTTAATTACGACAAATTGAAAGGAAAGATAGTGGAATTTTTCGGTTCTCAATATCGATTTGCCGAAGCAATGGGAATGTCTGAACGCACGCTATCTCTAAAGTTGAATGGAAATGTTCCGTGGAAACAAACTGATATTTGCAAGGCTGTGAAGCTACTGCATTTGGACGATTCTGATATTGCAGAATATTTTTTTACAACGAAAGTTCAAAACATTTAA
- a CDS encoding Lar family restriction alleviation protein: MQNNERLKLCPFCGAKGYILSREYPITLGGGTGYWVICSRCGGRAGDADTKAGAVRMWNWRTGNGKTD, from the coding sequence ATGCAGAATAACGAAAGATTAAAGCTGTGTCCATTCTGCGGAGCGAAAGGATATATCCTTTCCAGAGAATACCCAATAACATTAGGTGGTGGAACGGGATACTGGGTGATATGTAGCCGTTGCGGTGGGAGAGCTGGCGATGCGGATACGAAAGCGGGAGCGGTAAGAATGTGGAATTGGAGGACGGGCAATGGAAAGACTGATTGA
- a CDS encoding DNA cytosine methyltransferase encodes MRVKFIDWFAGIGGFRRGMELAGHECVGFCEFDKFATASYISMHLLTDEQRKKLNELPQKKRQKEILKDEYRNGEWYANDVRRVCADDIPKADCWCFGFPCQDISVAGKQLGFQGNRSSLFFRVMYLIGQLKEEDKPTYLFIENVKNLLSVNGGWDFARLLIEMEQGGYDAEWQVLNSKDFGVPQNRERCFIVGHLRGRGSAKVFPVERADGENSVSLNLFGCLNGRNSQRDRVYSSEGLAPTISTKPGGNTEPKVPIIFDTSYIGQDEKVREYEGICPTLTSRDYKEPRSVGVVCNVNPSGKGMNGNVYDSNGVSPSLTTNKGEGNKIAIPVLTPDRAEKRQNGRRFKDDGEPMFTLTGQDRHGVATSVPVSMTRNIVEEEIENTLDTSCNQGIFVQVSEELVVYAVWYERYQCYIAIRKLTPKECFRLQGWTDDYFEKAQFVNSDSQLYKQAGNGVTVNVIQSIAEKMRFA; translated from the coding sequence GTGAGAGTGAAATTTATAGACTGGTTCGCCGGAATAGGTGGTTTCCGAAGAGGAATGGAACTTGCCGGACATGAATGCGTTGGTTTTTGCGAGTTTGATAAGTTCGCTACAGCAAGCTATATTTCCATGCATCTTCTGACGGACGAACAAAGAAAGAAACTGAATGAATTACCGCAGAAGAAAAGGCAGAAGGAGATTTTAAAAGATGAATACAGAAATGGAGAATGGTACGCAAATGACGTTAGAAGAGTGTGTGCCGATGATATCCCAAAAGCAGACTGTTGGTGCTTCGGATTCCCTTGCCAAGATATCTCAGTTGCCGGAAAACAACTCGGATTTCAAGGAAACCGTTCAAGCTTGTTTTTCAGAGTTATGTACCTTATCGGACAGCTCAAAGAAGAAGATAAACCCACTTACCTTTTCATTGAGAACGTTAAGAATTTGCTTAGTGTTAATGGAGGATGGGATTTCGCCAGATTGCTCATTGAAATGGAGCAGGGGGGGTATGATGCAGAATGGCAAGTGCTCAACTCCAAAGATTTCGGAGTGCCGCAAAACAGAGAAAGGTGCTTCATTGTCGGACATCTTAGAGGGAGAGGTTCCGCAAAAGTATTTCCTGTCGAAAGAGCAGACGGAGAAAATAGTGTTTCGTTAAATTTGTTCGGCTGTCTGAACGGGAGAAATTCACAGAGGGATAGAGTATATAGCAGCGAAGGACTTGCTCCGACTATAAGTACAAAACCTGGGGGGAATACAGAGCCAAAAGTTCCGATTATTTTTGACACAAGCTATATTGGACAAGATGAAAAAGTGAGAGAGTATGAAGGAATATGTCCAACACTGACAAGTAGGGATTACAAAGAACCTAGAAGTGTTGGTGTTGTGTGCAATGTTAATCCATCAGGTAAAGGGATGAACGGAAATGTATACGATTCGAACGGTGTGAGTCCGAGTCTAACAACAAATAAAGGTGAGGGAAATAAGATTGCAATTCCTGTTCTTACTCCTGATCGTGCTGAAAAAAGACAGAATGGCAGACGATTTAAAGATGATGGAGAACCGATGTTCACACTTACTGGACAGGATAGACATGGAGTAGCAACGAGTGTTCCAGTAAGCATGACAAGAAATATTGTTGAGGAAGAAATTGAAAACACATTAGACACAAGTTGCAATCAGGGGATATTCGTTCAAGTGTCAGAAGAATTGGTCGTATATGCGGTCTGGTATGAAAGATATCAGTGTTACATAGCAATCAGAAAACTAACTCCGAAAGAATGCTTTAGATTGCAAGGATGGACGGATGATTATTTTGAGAAAGCACAGTTTGTAAATTCTGACAGCCAGTTGTATAAGCAAGCTGGAAACGGAGTGACTGTGAATGTAATTCAGTCAATTGCAGAAAAAATGAGATTTGCGTAG
- a CDS encoding DUF5662 family protein — translation MKIWKHFCTITHHKYLVMKNCFKVGLYRQGLLHDMSKYSPAEFWVGCRYFQGNRSPNNAEREEKGYSSAWLHHKGRNKHHYEYWIDYGLEGEPMLTGMKMPKKYVVEMLMDRIAASKIYMKDKYTDTSPLEYYLHGIAGDWMHKDTRALLEELLYMLAADGEEKTFDYIRNTVLKTRDY, via the coding sequence ATGAAAATCTGGAAACATTTTTGCACCATAACACATCACAAATATCTGGTTATGAAGAACTGCTTTAAGGTAGGACTTTACAGACAGGGACTTTTGCATGATATGTCGAAGTACTCTCCGGCGGAGTTCTGGGTTGGGTGCAGGTATTTCCAGGGAAACCGGAGTCCGAATAACGCAGAAAGAGAAGAAAAGGGCTATTCTTCGGCATGGCTGCATCATAAAGGGCGCAATAAACATCATTATGAATACTGGATTGACTACGGACTGGAAGGAGAACCAATGCTTACCGGGATGAAGATGCCCAAAAAGTATGTGGTCGAGATGTTAATGGACCGGATCGCAGCATCCAAGATTTATATGAAAGATAAATATACGGATACGTCACCGCTTGAATATTATCTTCACGGTATTGCAGGGGACTGGATGCATAAGGATACCAGGGCACTTCTGGAAGAACTTCTCTATATGCTCGCGGCAGACGGGGAAGAGAAAACTTTTGATTATATCCGAAATACCGTGTTGAAAACGAGAGATTATTAG
- a CDS encoding transcriptional regulator — translation MKRENTAIRLKQLMQERSLKQVDILEMTKPYCAKYDVKMNKSDLSQYVSGKVEPNQDKLFVLSRALRVNEAWLMGFDVEKEKEFSGKEASKDIDLIQKFSLLNKRDQEIVMNMIDSMLKRSED, via the coding sequence ATGAAAAGGGAAAATACAGCAATTCGTTTAAAGCAACTTATGCAAGAAAGAAGTTTAAAACAAGTTGATATATTAGAAATGACAAAACCTTATTGTGCGAAGTATGATGTTAAAATGAACAAATCTGATTTGAGTCAATATGTATCTGGAAAGGTTGAGCCAAATCAAGACAAACTGTTTGTTCTGTCACGAGCATTAAGAGTTAATGAAGCATGGCTGATGGGATTTGATGTTGAAAAAGAAAAAGAATTTTCTGGTAAAGAAGCGTCAAAAGACATTGATTTGATACAAAAGTTTTCCTTACTGAACAAAAGAGATCAAGAAATAGTTATGAATATGATAGATTCAATGTTAAAAAGAAGCGAGGATTAA
- a CDS encoding DUF4250 domain-containing protein has product MADLPKDPMILLSVVNTKLRDFYADLDTLCQEMQIEKKELTEKLASIDYEYDAGLNQFV; this is encoded by the coding sequence ATGGCAGATTTACCAAAGGATCCAATGATCCTTCTGAGTGTGGTCAATACAAAATTACGGGATTTTTATGCAGATCTGGATACTCTTTGCCAGGAGATGCAGATTGAGAAAAAAGAACTGACAGAGAAACTGGCATCCATTGATTATGAATATGATGCAGGGCTGAACCAGTTTGTATAG
- a CDS encoding DUF5067 domain-containing protein — protein sequence MKRKIVAMMLIAMMAFNATACGSSSDKSAKADKATKETTKDKKEDSTGSEKSDDEMSQAEWVEKNASNTEDGYDIVDSIDITSSTTTLKYTGSKVIDDTGEDGTTSKKVLLYFDFTNVNDSETSAESHYNFRVYQNGIQLDQWISMNNYDFSDESFDNTMKAILSGTTVNIAVAFELQDETSPLKLRVDNSLDDNGETQLFAQQQEIQLQ from the coding sequence ATGAAAAGAAAAATTGTAGCAATGATGTTAATTGCAATGATGGCATTCAATGCAACTGCTTGCGGAAGTTCTTCTGATAAATCCGCAAAAGCCGATAAAGCAACAAAAGAAACAACTAAAGATAAAAAAGAAGATTCGACAGGAAGTGAAAAATCAGATGATGAAATGTCACAGGCTGAATGGGTAGAAAAGAATGCCAGCAATACCGAAGATGGCTATGATATCGTTGATTCAATAGATATCACTTCTTCTACCACAACATTAAAGTATACTGGTTCAAAAGTAATAGATGACACCGGCGAAGATGGAACGACTTCTAAGAAAGTATTATTATATTTTGATTTTACAAATGTAAATGATTCCGAAACATCTGCTGAATCTCATTACAATTTCAGAGTTTACCAAAACGGAATCCAGCTAGATCAGTGGATTTCAATGAATAATTATGATTTTAGCGATGAATCTTTTGACAATACTATGAAAGCCATTTTATCTGGAACTACAGTTAATATAGCTGTTGCTTTTGAGTTGCAGGATGAAACTTCTCCGCTCAAATTGAGAGTAGACAATTCACTTGACGATAATGGAGAAACTCAATTATTCGCGCAGCAACAAGAAATACAGTTGCAATAA
- a CDS encoding alpha-amylase family glycosyl hydrolase, with the protein MAVTGGTVDMKTAVGFPFPQGCTVEGQTANFSVAVPEGQTCELIIYKKGARASAFSQEMPYSDVAGNLHFLSVVLEQPEDYEYCYKIGGKIVPDPYGKAFSGREHWSVSKGKEKRTLRTRIVTDTFDWGKSQFPHLKKEDVIAYSLHVRGFTKHSSSGVAHKGTFDGVTEKLPYLQKLGINQIHLMPVYEFDENQRHVNYWGYGKAYFFAPKASYAAGDPVNEMKSLVRQMHLAGIEVILEMPFTEGTTFSLILDCLRYWVMQYHVDGFIVNPYICNPDELAKDPVLAKSKILKKEDGFQNVMRRFLKGDEGMIRDVICQLKNQDTQLYNYIASHNGFTLCDVVSYDGKHNEANGENNLDGPDYNYSWNCGAEGNSRKKAVNELRKNQIFNAFFLLLFAQGMPCILSGDEFMNTQKGNNNAYCQDNLISWLDWNQLSRQEELYTFVCRLIALRKACMKQIAKKSEDTMGRSGIPQISYHGEDAWQMPAGRASRQLGVFYHEESTEKDFYIAYNMHWLSHSFALPSLPKGMEWVCIAGTKEGVLDEKEAVPVKDKKVQLEERTIKVFVGRQAKE; encoded by the coding sequence ATGGCAGTAACAGGGGGAACAGTGGATATGAAGACAGCAGTGGGATTTCCGTTTCCACAGGGATGTACTGTGGAAGGACAGACAGCGAATTTTTCGGTAGCAGTTCCGGAAGGACAGACATGTGAACTGATCATTTATAAAAAAGGTGCCAGGGCTTCAGCATTTTCACAGGAGATGCCATACTCTGATGTGGCAGGAAATCTGCACTTTCTCTCCGTGGTGCTGGAACAACCGGAAGATTATGAATATTGTTATAAAATCGGTGGAAAGATAGTTCCGGATCCATATGGAAAAGCATTTTCAGGCAGAGAACACTGGTCTGTGTCAAAGGGAAAGGAAAAGAGAACACTGCGTACCCGGATCGTAACAGATACATTTGACTGGGGAAAGTCGCAATTTCCTCATCTGAAAAAGGAAGATGTGATCGCCTACAGTCTTCATGTCCGTGGATTTACAAAACACAGTTCGTCCGGAGTCGCACACAAAGGAACGTTTGACGGAGTTACGGAGAAACTGCCCTATCTTCAAAAATTGGGGATTAACCAGATCCATCTGATGCCGGTTTATGAATTTGATGAGAATCAGAGGCATGTGAATTACTGGGGATATGGAAAAGCATATTTCTTTGCACCAAAAGCATCATATGCGGCAGGGGATCCGGTGAATGAGATGAAGTCACTTGTTCGTCAGATGCATCTTGCAGGGATTGAAGTTATTCTTGAGATGCCTTTCACAGAGGGAACTACGTTTTCTCTGATTTTAGATTGCCTGCGTTACTGGGTGATGCAGTATCATGTGGATGGATTTATTGTGAATCCATATATCTGCAATCCGGATGAACTTGCAAAGGATCCTGTGCTTGCGAAAAGTAAAATCCTCAAAAAAGAAGACGGATTCCAGAATGTGATGCGCCGTTTCTTAAAGGGAGACGAGGGCATGATCCGGGATGTGATCTGCCAGCTGAAGAATCAGGATACACAGCTGTATAATTATATTGCAAGCCACAACGGATTTACGCTCTGTGATGTAGTTTCCTATGATGGAAAGCACAACGAAGCAAATGGTGAGAATAATCTGGATGGTCCGGATTACAATTACAGCTGGAACTGTGGGGCAGAAGGGAACAGCCGGAAAAAGGCGGTTAACGAGTTGCGGAAGAATCAGATATTTAATGCGTTCTTTTTACTTTTATTTGCACAGGGAATGCCGTGTATCCTTTCCGGGGATGAATTTATGAATACCCAGAAAGGGAATAATAATGCATACTGTCAGGATAATCTGATATCATGGCTTGACTGGAACCAGCTTTCCAGACAGGAAGAATTATATACATTTGTATGTCGACTGATTGCACTTCGCAAAGCCTGTATGAAGCAGATAGCGAAAAAATCAGAAGACACGATGGGTAGAAGCGGAATCCCTCAGATTTCCTATCATGGGGAGGATGCGTGGCAGATGCCGGCAGGGCGTGCAAGCAGACAGCTTGGTGTATTCTATCATGAAGAAAGTACAGAGAAGGACTTTTATATTGCATATAATATGCACTGGCTTTCTCATTCATTTGCACTTCCTTCCCTTCCAAAAGGAATGGAATGGGTGTGCATAGCAGGGACAAAAGAAGGAGTCCTGGATGAAAAAGAAGCAGTTCCGGTAAAAGATAAGAAGGTTCAGCTGGAGGAGCGAACGATCAAAGTTTTTGTTGGAAGGCAGGCTAAAGAATGA
- a CDS encoding DNA-methyltransferase produces MPLRAHEDICIFYKKLPTYNPQKTTGHSRKVTKAEHRKSCKDSPDYNEFGLTSYDSTERYPRSVLRFPKDIQKSAVHPTQKPVALLEYLIKTYTNEADTVLDNCMGSGSTGVACVNTERKFIGFELDLHFYEIAQERIMTTKK; encoded by the coding sequence ATGCCGTTAAGAGCGCACGAAGATATTTGCATTTTCTATAAAAAATTACCGACATACAATCCACAGAAAACAACCGGACACAGCAGAAAAGTGACCAAGGCAGAACACAGAAAGAGCTGTAAAGATTCGCCGGATTACAATGAATTTGGATTAACTTCTTATGATAGTACAGAGAGATATCCGAGATCTGTGCTTAGATTTCCAAAGGATATTCAGAAATCTGCAGTACATCCCACGCAAAAACCAGTAGCACTACTGGAATATCTTATCAAAACGTATACGAACGAAGCTGATACGGTGCTTGATAACTGCATGGGATCTGGTAGTACTGGCGTAGCGTGTGTGAATACAGAAAGAAAATTTATAGGTTTTGAACTGGATTTACATTTTTATGAGATAGCGCAAGAAAGAATTATGACAACTAAAAAATAG
- a CDS encoding recombinase family protein — MPEKEKIVALYVRVSTGYQVDKDSLPFQKKELKNYCEHVLHIDKKRIEIFEDAGKSGKNTKRPAFERMMEKVKSGQVSHVIVYKIDRISRNLVDFSLMYDDFKYNNVTFISLNEQFDTSSAIGEAILKIILVFAELERKLTSERVTDVMIGRAQNGQWNGARVPYGWDWDEEKQMPVHSKKEAQYGIDMYHRYLNGYSTLRIARYNNEHSIPTKRGGEWSSKTVGDFLRNPINKGDYRYNYRNSARGKKKAKEEVVYIKNVFPPLIDPTIFDEVNRRLDENYKKQNTNYMFPIRKQCNIFSGLIICGKCGAHYQVCRKDERRLDGFRPSNYVCTRKRQKAICDSLNVSEVKIGPFMINYIAAMVDISQKRKKLKDKKELEQLILSHMQFTDLAGIADDSLQETMDLLYGRSTNIWSSSPIEKESQDNENKKNKLKENLQKTDRALERLKKAYLFDDDAMDEKEFLEMKSKLEIDRVKIENEIKDIDNDAIANNVNQIDFIKTASQFLIIHKINSGEFIDYRSLAILDEESMKAFMNSVIDHIVVLNRQISEIVFKNGLSHKLLYR, encoded by the coding sequence ATGCCAGAAAAAGAGAAAATCGTAGCATTGTATGTCCGGGTATCAACCGGGTATCAGGTGGACAAGGACTCTCTCCCATTCCAGAAAAAGGAATTGAAGAATTACTGTGAACACGTGCTACACATCGATAAAAAACGAATTGAAATATTTGAGGATGCAGGCAAATCCGGCAAGAATACCAAACGTCCTGCATTTGAACGAATGATGGAAAAGGTAAAGTCAGGGCAAGTATCTCATGTGATCGTGTATAAAATTGACCGAATCTCACGAAATCTTGTGGATTTCTCTCTCATGTACGATGATTTCAAGTACAACAACGTAACCTTTATCTCGCTGAACGAGCAATTTGATACCTCTAGCGCAATTGGCGAAGCTATCCTTAAGATTATCCTAGTGTTTGCAGAATTGGAGCGTAAGCTCACATCTGAGCGTGTTACAGACGTTATGATCGGGCGAGCGCAGAACGGGCAATGGAACGGCGCACGTGTACCGTATGGCTGGGATTGGGACGAAGAAAAGCAGATGCCGGTGCATTCAAAGAAAGAAGCTCAATACGGGATAGATATGTACCACAGATATTTAAACGGATATAGTACTCTCCGGATTGCTAGATATAATAACGAACACAGCATTCCAACCAAAAGGGGTGGCGAATGGTCTTCTAAAACAGTAGGAGATTTTTTACGGAATCCGATAAATAAAGGGGACTATAGATACAATTATCGGAATAGCGCAAGAGGGAAGAAAAAAGCAAAGGAAGAAGTTGTCTATATTAAAAATGTGTTTCCACCACTGATTGATCCCACAATATTCGATGAAGTAAACAGGCGACTGGATGAAAACTATAAAAAACAGAATACAAACTATATGTTTCCAATCAGAAAACAGTGCAATATTTTTTCTGGACTTATTATTTGTGGAAAATGCGGAGCGCATTATCAAGTATGTAGAAAAGATGAACGTAGGCTGGATGGTTTTCGCCCATCTAATTATGTCTGCACAAGAAAGCGTCAAAAGGCAATATGTGACAGTTTAAATGTGAGCGAAGTTAAAATAGGTCCATTTATGATAAATTATATAGCAGCTATGGTAGACATATCCCAAAAGCGGAAAAAACTCAAAGACAAAAAAGAATTAGAGCAGCTTATCCTCTCTCATATGCAGTTTACGGATTTAGCTGGAATAGCAGATGATAGTTTGCAAGAAACAATGGATTTATTATATGGACGGTCAACCAACATATGGTCATCATCTCCTATTGAAAAAGAAAGTCAAGATAACGAGAACAAAAAGAATAAATTGAAAGAAAATCTCCAAAAAACAGATCGTGCTTTGGAGCGATTGAAAAAGGCATACCTCTTCGATGATGATGCAATGGACGAAAAAGAATTTCTTGAAATGAAATCCAAACTAGAAATAGATAGGGTGAAAATTGAAAATGAAATTAAAGATATCGACAATGATGCAATAGCGAATAATGTAAACCAGATTGACTTCATTAAAACTGCTTCGCAGTTTTTGATTATCCACAAAATCAATAGTGGTGAGTTTATAGATTATAGAAGTCTTGCAATATTGGATGAAGAATCCATGAAAGCATTTATGAATTCCGTGATCGATCATATTGTGGTGCTAAACAGGCAGATTTCCGAAATAGTGTTTAAAAATGGCTTATCGCATAAATTATTATACAGATAA
- a CDS encoding ORF6N domain-containing protein gives MNDLQITEYKNIRVLTTQQIAEAYGSDTRVISNNFNRNKERYIEGKHYICLEDGKKREFVDHHQIDDGSKKASKLYLWTEKGAFLHAKSLNTDEAWEVCR, from the coding sequence ATGAACGACTTACAAATTACAGAGTACAAAAACATTAGAGTGCTCACAACGCAGCAGATTGCGGAAGCGTATGGCTCTGACACAAGAGTTATTTCAAACAACTTCAATAGAAATAAGGAAAGATACATTGAAGGAAAACATTACATCTGCTTGGAAGATGGTAAAAAGAGAGAGTTCGTTGACCATCATCAAATTGATGACGGTTCAAAGAAAGCGTCGAAGCTTTATCTTTGGACGGAAAAAGGAGCTTTCCTCCATGCGAAGTCACTCAACACAGATGAAGCGTGGGAAGTATGCCGTTAA
- a CDS encoding sugar ABC transporter substrate-binding protein translates to MKKKIFSIFLVMVLCIGMTAGCKKNVGTSQDNAIAEEDDDSKEEAKSYRFGFSCITMENPYYITLEQALREAVEAQGSTLVTKDPALNVDTQIEQIHQMIKDGLDAIFLCPVSRDAITPALKELKEADVKIINIDTEVKDTDYIDAFIGSDNKAAGQLCGEDLIQQSPDGGKIVILEGLTQNSIVERITGFEEAIAGKGFEIVGRADVSGDLNEAREAANKIFAENKDVTAVMCGNDQIALGALVAARTAGLTDVKIYGVDGSPDLKKELQKTDSLIRGTSAQSPIKLGKESAKIGFAILNGDDYEKTTYLDVFFIDASNVDMYGVDGWQ, encoded by the coding sequence ATGAAGAAAAAGATTTTTTCTATCTTTCTTGTGATGGTTCTCTGTATTGGCATGACTGCAGGCTGTAAGAAGAATGTTGGGACAAGCCAGGACAATGCAATAGCAGAAGAGGACGATGACAGCAAGGAAGAGGCAAAAAGCTATCGTTTTGGATTTAGTTGTATTACCATGGAAAATCCATACTATATTACACTTGAGCAGGCACTGAGAGAAGCAGTCGAAGCACAGGGAAGTACGCTGGTGACAAAAGATCCGGCACTGAATGTAGACACCCAGATCGAGCAGATCCATCAGATGATCAAAGACGGACTGGATGCCATTTTTCTGTGTCCGGTATCAAGAGATGCGATCACACCTGCACTGAAAGAGCTTAAGGAAGCCGATGTTAAGATCATCAATATTGATACGGAAGTTAAGGATACGGATTATATTGATGCCTTTATTGGTTCGGATAATAAAGCTGCCGGACAGCTTTGTGGAGAAGATCTGATACAGCAGAGTCCGGATGGTGGAAAGATTGTAATTCTTGAAGGTCTTACACAGAATTCTATTGTAGAGAGAATTACAGGCTTTGAGGAAGCAATTGCCGGAAAGGGATTTGAGATTGTAGGAAGAGCAGATGTCAGTGGAGATTTGAACGAGGCAAGAGAAGCAGCTAACAAGATTTTTGCAGAGAATAAGGATGTTACGGCAGTAATGTGCGGGAACGACCAGATTGCGCTTGGGGCACTGGTTGCAGCAAGAACAGCCGGTCTTACTGATGTAAAGATTTACGGGGTAGATGGTTCTCCAGATCTGAAAAAAGAACTTCAGAAGACGGATTCCCTGATTCGCGGAACAAGTGCGCAATCACCGATCAAACTCGGAAAAGAATCGGCCAAAATCGGTTTTGCTATTTTAAACGGGGATGATTATGAAAAGACAACGTATCTGGATGTATTTTTTATTGATGCCTCGAATGTAGATATGTATGGAGTTGACGGATGGCAGTAA